In the Streptomyces sp. WMMC940 genome, GCCCGCCCGGACGATTCCGTCATGGCTCCGGCCGCGGACCCGCAGCCCGCGCCGGGCGCCACGCCGCCCCGCACCCCCCTCGTCGCCCGGGCGGCCGCCGAACTGGTCGGCACCGCCGCCCTGGTGGCCGTCGTCGTCGGCTCCGGAATCCAGGCCACCGCACTCACCCGGGACGTCGGCCTCCAGCTCCTGGCCAACTCGCTCGCTACGGTCTTCGGCCTCGGCGTGCTGATCGCCCTGCTCGGCCCCGTCTCCGGAGCCCACTTCAACCCCGCGGTCACGCTCGCCGAACGGTGGACCGCCCGCCGCGGAGGCGGCGGCGTCACCGCCCGCGAGGCCGTGGTCTACGTACCGGCCCAGATCGTGGGAGCGGTTGCGGGCGCCATTCTCGCCGACGCCATGTTCGGCGAGCCCTTGGTGAAGTGGTCCACGCACGAGCGGTCCGCCGGCAACCTGCTGCTCGGCGAGGTCGTGGCCACCGCCGGGCTGATCCTGCTCGTCTTCGGCCTGGCGCGCACCGACCGGCTCCGGTTCGCTCCCGTCGCGGTCGCCTCCTACATCGGCGCCGCCTACTGGTTCACCTCCTCCACGTCCTTCGCCAACCCGGCGGTGACCATCGGACGTGCCTTCACCGACACCTTCGCGGGAATCGCCCCGTCTTCCGTCCCCGGGTTCATCGCTGCCCAGCTCGCCGGCGCCGTCGTGGGCCTCGCCCTGGTCGCGCTCATCTTCATGCCCGACCGCCGCACCGCCCAGGCGCAGCCGGCCGTATGACCCGTGCCGGCGCGGAGGTCCCGGTCGTGCCCGTCCGGTGCCGCCGCCGGGTGCCTCGCCGTCGAGTCGGTCGTTCCCCTCGTCCTCGCCGGGGCCGCGTCGCAGACCGCCACGCGGACCGGGGCGGCGAGGCGGGCGGCGCATCTGGCGCAGGCGGGCGCGACGCCGTGGGGGTGGCCGCCGGTGTCGCGACCGCCGGTCCGGGACGGGAACGGCGCGCCGGGCCATCGAGGTCCCGTGGCGGGCCGGGGCCCCGCCGCCGCCCGGCAGTGGCGCGGCGGCGGCTCTCCACGGCGCCGTCCCCTTCGGTCAGGCGGGTGCGGGACGCCTCGGCCGGCCGGCGGCACGGGATCCCGCCCCGCGGTCACGCGGCGGGGGCCGCCGCCGTGGCCGTCGTGAGGAGTTTGCCCATGGCCGCAAGGACCGACGGCTCCACGCGGTAGTAGACCCATGTGCCGCGCCGCTCCGAAGTCAGCAGCCCGGCCTCCTTGAGCTTCTTCAGGTGGTGGGACACCGTCGGCTGGGACACGCCGACATCGGAGATGTCGCACACGCACGCCTCACCGCCCTCGTGCGAGGCGACCGAGGAGAACAGCCGCAGCCGGACCGGATCGCCGAGCGCCTTGAACATGCGCGCGGCCGTCTCTGCCTCCTCGGCCGTCATCGGCCGCTCGGTCAGAGGGGGGCAGCAGGGTGCGGCACCCTCGTCGGTGGGCTCGACCAGCGGCAACGTCTTGGCGTTCGACATGCGTCTATGTTGACATGCGTCGAATCAATCGCCCAGTGGCAGGTGCGGCCCGCCCCGTCGGCCGCCGTTCCCCGGAGGGCGATCGCTCGCCGGCGCCGCACCGCTCGCCGGTCGCGCGGACCGGTCTGGCGGACCGGTCTGCGCGGGGGTGCGTGACGGCAGAGCGGGGCGGTCGCGCCGCTCCGATCCCTCGCCGCGCCGACGTGGGTCGTGAGCGGTGTCGCGGCTCGACCGGCCTGGGCGGACCCCATCCGATATCGATGGCTGTCTATATTGACTCATGTCGAATCAGATGCCATGCTGGCAGGGCAAGCCATCGACGGATGTCGAAACAGAATGGGGAGTCATCGTGAACGTGCCCACCGCCACCCTGCCCGTCGTGGTGATCGGGGCCGGCCCGATCGGTCTGGCCGCCGCTGCCCACCTCGTCGAACGCGGTCTGGAGCCCCTCGTCCTGGAGACCGGCCCCAGTGCGGGCAGCGCGGTGCGGGAGTGGAGCCATGTGCGGCTGTTCTCCACCTGGGCCGAGGTCGTGGATCCCGCCGCCGAGAAGCTCCTGGCCCCCACGGGCTGGGTGAAGCCGGACGGCGCCGGCTACCCGACCGGCGGCGACTGGGCGCAGCGCTACCTCGAGCCCCTGGCCGACGTCCTCGGTGACAGGGTCCGCTTCGGCGCCCGCGTCACCGGTGTCTCCCGCGTCGGCCGCGACCGCGTCGTGGACGCCGACCGCGAGCGGCAGCCCTTCACCGTCCACCTCGTCCACGCCGACGGCACCGAGGGGCGGATCACCGCCCGCGCCGTCATCGACGCCTCCGGTACCTGGACGACCCCCGGGCCCGCCGGCGGAGACGGCCTGCCGGCCCTCGGCGAGCGGGCAGCCGCCGACCGCATCTCCTACCGCGTGCCGGACCTGCGCGACGACGCCGTACGCGCCCGGTACGCGGGCAGGCGCACCGCCGTCATCGGCTCCGGCGCCTCGGCCTTCACCGCGCTCGCCCAACTCGCGGACCTGGCCACGGACGCACCGGGCACACACGCGGTGTGGGTCCTGCGGCGCGGCATCTCCGGCTCCACCTTCGGCGGTGGCGAGGCCGATCAGCTCCCCGCCCGCGGCGCGCTGGGCCTGGCGGCGAAGGCGGCGGTGGACGACGGACACGCCGATGCCGTCACCGGCTTCCGGACCGACGCGATCGAGCGGGACGCCGACGGACGGCTGGTGCTCGCCGCCGAGGACGGCCGCCGTCTGGACCCGGTCGACGAGGTCATCGTCCTCACCGGCTTCCGCCCCGACCTCACCCTCCTGACCGAGCTGCGTCTCGGCCTCGACGAGCGCCTCCAGGCCCCGGTCGCGTTGGCACCGCTGATCGACCCGAACGTCCACTCCTGCGGAACCGTCTATCCCCACGGCGTGGGAGAACTGTCGCACCCGGAGAAGGACGTCCTCCTCGTCGGCATGAAGTCCTATGGTCGCGCCCCGACGTTCCTCGCCATGACCGGCTACGAGCAGGTCCGCTCCATCGCCGCCGCCCTGGCCGGTGACCACGAGGCCGCCGCCCGCGTCGAACTCACCCTCCCCGAGACCGGCGTCTGCGGCGGAGCCGGCCTGTTCGACGAGCCCGAAGCCGACCAGGCCGACGGCGGCGGCGCAGGCTGCTGCGCCGTGCCCGGCACCCTCCGGATCGGTGTCGGCGCCCCGGCCGCCTCAGGCGGCTGCTGACCACCCACTCGAGCAGGAGGCACATCATGTCCCGCCTACAGCTTGCCCTCCGTGTCCCCGACCTCGCCGCGTCGGTCGCGTTCTACACCAGGCTCTTCGCCACCGAGCCCGCCAAACTCCGCGACGGCTACGCCAACTTCGCCATCGCCGAGCCCCCGCTCAAACTCGTCCTCATCGAGGGGAGCCCGGAGGAGTCGACCCGCATGGACCACCTCGGCGTCGAGGTCGACAGCACCGACGCCGTGCACGCCGCCGCCACCCGCCTGGGCGAAGCAGGCCTGGCCATCGAAGAGGAGAACGACACCACCTGTTGCCACGCCCTCCAGGACAAGGTCTGGGTCCACGGCCCCGGCCGGGAACCCTGGGAGTTCTACGTCGTCAAGGCCGACGCCGACACCCTGACCGAACAGCAGGACAGCACCTGCTGCCCCGGTCCGGGACCCGCACCTTCCCATGCGCACCCCACCCGCACCCCGCGCGATCCTTCCCACCCGATCTGAGGCATCGTCACCTGAGGGTCCCGGTGCCGCACTGCGGCGACCGGGCCACCTGGGGGGCGAATCGACCTTCACGGCTGCTCGGTTCCGCGCGAGGCGGCCCGCACCTCACCGATGCGCCCGGCAACGACGGACAGCGCACGAACGGGCATGATGTGCGGGTGGATGAAGTGGCCATCAGTGACGAAGACCGCCGGCTTCTCGGCCGCTGGGCCGCCGACTGCGTCGAGCGGGCGCTCCCGCTGTTCGAGGCCCGGGCTCCCGGCGACACCCGACCTCGCGAGGCCGTCGAGGGCATCCGGGCCTTCGTGCGCGAGGGGAAGCGGACCGGGCGGCTGCGTTCCCTCGCCTGGGCAGCCCACGCGGCCGCACGCGCGGTGGACGACCCCGCTGCCGCAGCCGCCGCCCGCGCCGCGTGCTACGCGGCGGCGACCCCCTACATCCACCCCCTGGCCACCCCCCACCAGTCGAAGCACGCCCTCGGACCCGCGGTCCATGGGGCACGGGCCCGCGAGCTCGCGTCGGGCGACGACACCGGGGTCGGCGACGAGGAGCTCCGATGGGCGATCGAGCACGCCCCGGAGGAAGTTCGGGAGCTCCTGCGACGGATGCCGGCGCGCAGCCCGGGCCGCAGCCGCCTGGACACGCTCTACCACCAACTCGACGCGGCCCTTCGCCGCTGACCGGTTATGTGTGCTCGGCCGCGATCGCCGGAATCCTCGCGGTGGCGGTACGACTCCCGGTCTCGGCATCCGTCCCGCCCGCGTCGGCTGACCGGGGAGCGCCGCCCCATGGTGGCGGCGCCGTGATCCGCGCACCGCGCCCGCATGCCCGGCATTGCGATCGAGACCCCGATCCGGGCCCTCGGCCGGCGCCCGTGCCGGCACCACTGGTCTGGGTACCCCGCACCGGTGACGGTGAGTACGCGTGCTCATGCCCGCTGGCGTCGCGCGCCCGACGATGAGGACCATCATCGCCGAGACCGGGAGACCACATGCTCAGCAGCCTCGCCGAGGTCCTGGTGCCGGCCGTCGGACGGCTCACCGTGACCACGGACACCGGCACCGTCCTCGCACCGGGCAGCATCGTCGCCGCCAACCACACCTCGCTCGCCGACCCGGCCGTCGTCCTCGCCGCGCTGCACCACCTCGGCGTGGAACCCGTCGTCATGGCGACCGCGGGTCTCTGGCGCATCCCCCTGTTGGGCCGTGCCCTCGCTCGCGGAGGCCATATCCCCGTACACCGCAACGACCGGCGCGCCGCCCGGTGCCTGGACCTCGCCGTGGCCGCACTGGCCGAGGGTCGGCTGGTCCTCATGTACGGCGAAGGCGGTCTCCCGCCCCGCACGGACGCCGCGGAGGCCCCGCCCGTCGCCTTCCGCAGCGGCCTGGCGAGGCTCGCCGGGCGCACCGGAGCGCCCGTCGTACCCGTGGGCCAGGCGGGTGCCCGCCGGATCACCTCGGGGAACGCCGCCAAACAGATCGCGGGGCTGGCCACCGCGCCACTGCGCCGCCCGGCCCTCCACGTCCACGTCGGGACACCGGTGCGCCTCAGCGGCAACCGGTCCGCCCGTACGGCGGAGGCGCACGAACTGGTGACGGCCGCCTGGCGGACGGCGGCGGCCCGACTCGGCGAGCCCGCCGCGCGCCGGCCGCTGGAGCGGGCACCGACCCGGCACGAGGGGCGGCGTCAGACGGAGCCCGGCGCAACTCCCGATCTCGCGCGGCGGCGGTGACACCGCACGGTGCTGCTCCGTCCCGTCGGCGGCAACCAGGCTTCCGGAAGGACATGATAGGACGCCGTGCCGACCCGCCCCTCCGGGGCAACGACCACGGACGAAGCGCCCGCCGGCGTCGGAAACGCCCCCGCCGGCCGGCCGCGCAGCCTTCGCCCGGACGCGCCCGACGGGGACGACCCGTCACCCAACCGCGAGAACCGCCCCGGGCAGCCGGCCCGACGCCCCCGTTCCGGAAGCCGGAGGACCGATGAGACCCCGGCCCCGACCGGTCACCGCCGGTCGACGCACCCGCGGTAATTCGCTACCGCGGCGGCCGGAACCGGCGGAGACTCTTCCCATGACTGACATGGGGGCGTTCCGGGAAGCGGTCACCGTATGGGCGGCAGGCGGCCCCGGCGACCCCGCGCGGGACCTGGCCGCGCGGCTGCGCGTCCGGGCAGTCGTCCTGCTCGAAGGACCGAGCGACGTCGC is a window encoding:
- a CDS encoding lysophospholipid acyltransferase family protein, with amino-acid sequence MLSSLAEVLVPAVGRLTVTTDTGTVLAPGSIVAANHTSLADPAVVLAALHHLGVEPVVMATAGLWRIPLLGRALARGGHIPVHRNDRRAARCLDLAVAALAEGRLVLMYGEGGLPPRTDAAEAPPVAFRSGLARLAGRTGAPVVPVGQAGARRITSGNAAKQIAGLATAPLRRPALHVHVGTPVRLSGNRSARTAEAHELVTAAWRTAAARLGEPAARRPLERAPTRHEGRRQTEPGATPDLARRR
- a CDS encoding aquaporin; protein product: MSATEAASARPDDSVMAPAADPQPAPGATPPRTPLVARAAAELVGTAALVAVVVGSGIQATALTRDVGLQLLANSLATVFGLGVLIALLGPVSGAHFNPAVTLAERWTARRGGGGVTAREAVVYVPAQIVGAVAGAILADAMFGEPLVKWSTHERSAGNLLLGEVVATAGLILLVFGLARTDRLRFAPVAVASYIGAAYWFTSSTSFANPAVTIGRAFTDTFAGIAPSSVPGFIAAQLAGAVVGLALVALIFMPDRRTAQAQPAV
- a CDS encoding putative immunity protein, with translation MDEVAISDEDRRLLGRWAADCVERALPLFEARAPGDTRPREAVEGIRAFVREGKRTGRLRSLAWAAHAAARAVDDPAAAAAARAACYAAATPYIHPLATPHQSKHALGPAVHGARARELASGDDTGVGDEELRWAIEHAPEEVRELLRRMPARSPGRSRLDTLYHQLDAALRR
- a CDS encoding NAD(P)-binding domain-containing protein — its product is MNVPTATLPVVVIGAGPIGLAAAAHLVERGLEPLVLETGPSAGSAVREWSHVRLFSTWAEVVDPAAEKLLAPTGWVKPDGAGYPTGGDWAQRYLEPLADVLGDRVRFGARVTGVSRVGRDRVVDADRERQPFTVHLVHADGTEGRITARAVIDASGTWTTPGPAGGDGLPALGERAAADRISYRVPDLRDDAVRARYAGRRTAVIGSGASAFTALAQLADLATDAPGTHAVWVLRRGISGSTFGGGEADQLPARGALGLAAKAAVDDGHADAVTGFRTDAIERDADGRLVLAAEDGRRLDPVDEVIVLTGFRPDLTLLTELRLGLDERLQAPVALAPLIDPNVHSCGTVYPHGVGELSHPEKDVLLVGMKSYGRAPTFLAMTGYEQVRSIAAALAGDHEAAARVELTLPETGVCGGAGLFDEPEADQADGGGAGCCAVPGTLRIGVGAPAASGGC
- a CDS encoding ArsI/CadI family heavy metal resistance metalloenzyme, which gives rise to MSRLQLALRVPDLAASVAFYTRLFATEPAKLRDGYANFAIAEPPLKLVLIEGSPEESTRMDHLGVEVDSTDAVHAAATRLGEAGLAIEEENDTTCCHALQDKVWVHGPGREPWEFYVVKADADTLTEQQDSTCCPGPGPAPSHAHPTRTPRDPSHPI
- a CDS encoding ArsR/SmtB family transcription factor; translated protein: MSNAKTLPLVEPTDEGAAPCCPPLTERPMTAEEAETAARMFKALGDPVRLRLFSSVASHEGGEACVCDISDVGVSQPTVSHHLKKLKEAGLLTSERRGTWVYYRVEPSVLAAMGKLLTTATAAAPAA